A window of Methylocaldum szegediense genomic DNA:
GCTGCACGTCAAGGACGAGCTCTCTCGCCTTCCGGGCGTAGGGCAGGCCATGGTCTTCGGCGGCGGGGACTATTCGATGCGTATCTGGCTCGACCCCGACAAGATCTCCGCGCGCGGCATGACGGCGGGCGACGTGGTCCAGGCGATTCGCGAACAAAACATCCAGGTCTCGGCGGGGACGATCGGCGGCCCGCCTCAGCCGCGCGTCAGCGATTTCACGCTGTCGATCAACGCCCAGGGTCGGTTGGTCACCGAGGAGGAGTTCGGCGACATCGTGGTCAAGACCGGAGCCGGCGGCGAGATCACCCGTTTGCGCGACGTCGCTCGAATCGAACTCGGCGCCTCGGAATATGCGTTGCGCTCGCTGCTCAACAATCAACAGGCGGTGGCGATCGCGATCTTTCAGGCTCCCGGTTCGAACGCCATCGAGCTTTCCAATAGCGTGCGCGCCAAGATGCAGGAATTGGAGCGCTTCTTCCCCGAAGGCGTGAAGTGGGACGTGGTCTACGACCCGACGGTGTTCGTGCGCGATTCCATCAAGGCCGTCGTACAAACGCTGTTCGAGGCTGTGTTCCTGGTGGTGGTCGTGGTCATCCTGTTCCTTCAGACGTGGCGCGCTTCGATCATTCCGCTGCTCGCCGTGCCCGTTTCGATCATCGCTACCTTCGCGGTGTTGCTGTTACTGGGCTTTTCAATCAATACGCTCACCTTGTTCGGCCTGGTGCTTGCGATCGGCATCGTGGTGGACGATGCCATCGTCGTGGTCGAGAACGTGGAGCGCAACATCGCCAACGGACTTACCCCACGAGCGGCGGCCCATCAGGCCATGCGCGAGGTCAGCGGCCCCATCATCGCTATCGCGCTGGTCCTGGCGGCGGTGTTCGTGCCTATGGCCTTTCTGTCGGGCGTGACCGGCCAGTTCTACCGGCAGTTCGCCGTAGCCATCGCCGTCTCCACGGTCATTTCGGCAATCAACTCGCTGACACTGTCTCCGGCGTTGGCGGCGACCTTGCTCAAGCCGCACGGTGCGCCACCCGATACCGTTACGCGAATGCTGGACACGCTGTTCGGCTGGCTGTTTCGACCCTTCAACCATGGTTTTCAGCGCAGTGCCGAGGTGTATTCGGGCGTCGTGGTCCGAACCTTGCGCCGAAGCGGTCGGGTCCTAGTGCTCTACGCCGGCCTTATCGGTTTGACCTGGTTGAGTTTCGAGGCGGTACCGGGAGGTTTTATTCCAACCCAGGACAAGCTCTATCTCATAGGTGGTGTCAAGCTTCCTGAGGGCGCTTCGCTCGATCGTACCGAAGCCGTGGTGCGCGCAATGAGCGACATGGCTTTGTCCACCGAGGGGGTTCGGGATGCCGTGGCGTTTCCGGGACTCAATGCCCTCCAGTTCACCAACACGCCGAACGTCGGCACGATTTTCTTCGGGTTGGATGGATTCGATCGGCGGCAGCGCTCGGCTCCCGAAATCGTCGGTGAGCTGACGGCCAAGTTCTCCACGATCCAGGAAGCCTTTGCGTTCGCGATCATGCCCCCGGCGATTCTGGGTCTCGGTACCGGGTCCGGCTTTTCGCTCTACGTGCAGGACCGTGCGGGTCTTGGCTACGGCGAATTGCAGAGAGCGGTCCAGGACCTCTCTGGTGCACTGTCGCAAGTGCCAGGGATGGGCTTTCCCATCAGCTCCTATCAAGCCAACGTGCCGCAGTTGACGGTCGAGGTCGACCGCACCAAGGCGAAGCGACACGGTCTGGCTCTGAACGAAGTCTTCGAAACCCTGCAGACCTATCTGGGTTCCACCTACGTCAACGACTTCAACCGCTTCGGGCGCACCTATCAAGTCTACGCTCAAGCCGACGCCCGGTTTAGGGACGAGGTCGAGGACATCCTCTCGCTACGGGCTCGCAACCAGGCCGGCGAGATGGTGCCGATCGGTACCGTAGTGACGGTCGAACAGACCTACGGTCCCGACCCCGTCATCCGCTACAACGGTTATCCCGCGGCGGATCTTATCGGCGAGGCCGATCCCAGGATCATGTCCTCGAACGAAGCGATAGCCACCATTGCCGCCCTGGCGCCTCGGGTGCTTCCGGCCGGCACGAGCTTCGCTTGGACCGACTTGAGCTATCAGCAGGTTAACGAAGGCAGCGCTAACAAGGTGGTGTTTCCGTTGAGCGTGTTGTTGGTCTTTTTGGTTCTGGCTGCGCTCTACGAAAGCTGGACCTTGCCCCTGGCGGTGATCCTGATCGTGCCCATGTGTCTCCTCTCGGCGCTGTTCGGTGTGTGGCTGACAGGTGGTGACAACAACATCTTCGTCCAGATCGGGCTAGTCGTGTTGATGGGGCTTGCCTGCAAGAACGCGATCCTTATCGTCGAGTTCGCACGCGAACTCGAGCAGCAAGGTCGCAGCACCGTTGCGGCGGCAATCGAGGCGAGCCGGTTGCGGCTGCGGCCAATCGTGATGACCTCCGTGGCCTTCATCGCCGGCGTCGTTCCCCTCGTGTTCTCTCACGGCGCCGGAGCCGAGGTGCGCCAGGTCATGGGGATCACTGTTTTTTCCGGTATGCTCGGGGTGACCGTATTTGGCCTGTTTCTGACGCCCGTTTTCTACGTAGTCATCCGTGCAAAAGTGGCCCGTAGGCGCGCGCGGGCAGCTACTCCCGCCTTGGCGGAAGAACTGGGGACGGTGCCCGAAGATTAGCTCGGAATCCGTCCTCGGCGACATTGGGGAGCTTTTGCAGCGCGACCTCGTTGGCTTTCCTTCTTGTTAGAGCCTTCTGCTGCGAGGGAACTCGCTGCCGCGTATTCTCCACCTTGATAGGAACCGAAGAACGCCATGGAGGCCATATCGAAAATTGACATCATTCGTAACCGGGTACCACGGAGAACAGTGAAATTGCGGGGGAGGATAGACGGTCGGAATCCTCGCGGCGGTTCTACTCGAATCTTAGTAGTCAACTGCCGTTGCAACAGATACGATTAACGAAAGGTTCGGGCAAACTTATCCACAGTTCTTGTGGACAACTTTGTGATTTGACCGTAAATATTCACGCATTTGCCATGATTTCCACGAGTTTACGCTCGCTGTTAAAGAAAATGAACAACCCGTTACAGTCGTCTCGTTCTGACGCCGATCAGCGTTTGCCTCGCACCCTTCAAGAAGCCGTGGACCAGTTGATCCTCCTGTTGACTCAGGCCGAAAAAGATAAAATCGCGGCCGCACCCGACGCCGACACTATCATCGTCCACTTCAGCTTGGGGGCTTACATCCGGAAGGTCTTCGGCCTTTGGCGCGGGAACAAGGCGCTCATGGCATCCTGCCGTGCCCTCAACCCCGAGGACGCCTCGAGTGTGATCATCCGGGAGCTATGGGCCAGGTTGCGACGCTAATGCCGTGTGAGGCGTGAAGGGCACTCTCGACCATCGCCCACAGAGCACGGGGTTCATCATGAGTGATCTGCCAACGAATCATTCTTTTGTCTCGTTCACCCCGTAGGGCCAGCCGTGCAAGCCAGCGATATCGCTCATGTCATACAACTTGCGGTGGCGCCAGTCTTTCTCCTGAGCGGCATTGGCGCGCTGCTGTCGGTCCTCAGCGCCCGCGTGGGCCGCATCGTGGATCGGTCTCGCCAGATCGAGGAAAAGCATGTCGTCACGGGAGAAAATCTCGACCCGGAGGTTCGGTGTG
This region includes:
- a CDS encoding DUF6794 domain-containing protein, coding for MNNPLQSSRSDADQRLPRTLQEAVDQLILLLTQAEKDKIAAAPDADTIIVHFSLGAYIRKVFGLWRGNKALMASCRALNPEDASSVIIRELWARLRR
- a CDS encoding efflux RND transporter permease subunit, with product MRDFSAFFIDRPIFAAVLSILLFIGGLIAIPLLPVAEYPDVVPPSVMVRAVYPGANPKVIAETVATPLEEAMNGVEHMMYMKSVAGSDGVMYLTVTFSPGTDADFAQVQVQNRVNQALPRLPEDVRRLGVTTEKQSPNLTMVVHLLSPNQKYDTLYLRNYATLHVKDELSRLPGVGQAMVFGGGDYSMRIWLDPDKISARGMTAGDVVQAIREQNIQVSAGTIGGPPQPRVSDFTLSINAQGRLVTEEEFGDIVVKTGAGGEITRLRDVARIELGASEYALRSLLNNQQAVAIAIFQAPGSNAIELSNSVRAKMQELERFFPEGVKWDVVYDPTVFVRDSIKAVVQTLFEAVFLVVVVVILFLQTWRASIIPLLAVPVSIIATFAVLLLLGFSINTLTLFGLVLAIGIVVDDAIVVVENVERNIANGLTPRAAAHQAMREVSGPIIAIALVLAAVFVPMAFLSGVTGQFYRQFAVAIAVSTVISAINSLTLSPALAATLLKPHGAPPDTVTRMLDTLFGWLFRPFNHGFQRSAEVYSGVVVRTLRRSGRVLVLYAGLIGLTWLSFEAVPGGFIPTQDKLYLIGGVKLPEGASLDRTEAVVRAMSDMALSTEGVRDAVAFPGLNALQFTNTPNVGTIFFGLDGFDRRQRSAPEIVGELTAKFSTIQEAFAFAIMPPAILGLGTGSGFSLYVQDRAGLGYGELQRAVQDLSGALSQVPGMGFPISSYQANVPQLTVEVDRTKAKRHGLALNEVFETLQTYLGSTYVNDFNRFGRTYQVYAQADARFRDEVEDILSLRARNQAGEMVPIGTVVTVEQTYGPDPVIRYNGYPAADLIGEADPRIMSSNEAIATIAALAPRVLPAGTSFAWTDLSYQQVNEGSANKVVFPLSVLLVFLVLAALYESWTLPLAVILIVPMCLLSALFGVWLTGGDNNIFVQIGLVVLMGLACKNAILIVEFARELEQQGRSTVAAAIEASRLRLRPIVMTSVAFIAGVVPLVFSHGAGAEVRQVMGITVFSGMLGVTVFGLFLTPVFYVVIRAKVARRRARAATPALAEELGTVPED